The proteins below are encoded in one region of Levilactobacillus namurensis:
- the prfA gene encoding peptide chain release factor 1 has product MDEMFDKLQAVADRYDELNELISDPEVIADTQKFMALSKEEGELRETVEKYHQYQDVTKQIKDDDELLREKLDDDMESMVKDELKDLNDQKAKLEEDIKILLLPKDPNDDKNIIMEIHGAAGGDEASLFAADLFSMYSKYAERQGWKTEIIDENATEVGGFKEIVMMISGDKVYSKLKYENGAHRVQRVPVTESAGRVHTSTATVGVMPEEQDVDIDIDPKDIRTDVYRSSGAGGQHINKTSSAVRMTHLPTGIVVAMQDERSQQQNRAKAMQILRARVYDYYKQQEESAYNAERKSAIGTGDRSERIRTYNYPQNRVTDHRIGLTLNKLDRIMNGELDDIIDALILSDQAAKLEDLKNNG; this is encoded by the coding sequence ATGGATGAAATGTTTGATAAGCTCCAAGCCGTCGCTGACCGCTACGACGAACTCAATGAATTGATCAGTGATCCGGAAGTTATCGCGGACACCCAGAAGTTCATGGCCCTGTCTAAAGAAGAAGGGGAATTGCGGGAAACGGTCGAAAAGTATCACCAGTACCAGGATGTCACCAAGCAGATCAAGGATGACGACGAACTGCTCCGGGAAAAGCTGGATGATGATATGGAATCGATGGTCAAAGACGAGCTTAAGGATCTCAACGATCAAAAGGCGAAGTTGGAAGAAGACATCAAGATTCTCTTGTTGCCTAAGGACCCCAACGATGATAAGAACATTATCATGGAAATCCACGGGGCCGCTGGTGGGGATGAAGCCAGCTTGTTCGCTGCCGACCTGTTCAGCATGTACTCTAAGTACGCGGAACGGCAGGGATGGAAGACGGAAATCATCGATGAGAACGCCACGGAAGTTGGTGGGTTCAAGGAAATCGTCATGATGATTTCTGGCGATAAGGTTTATTCCAAGCTCAAGTACGAAAACGGTGCGCACCGTGTCCAACGGGTACCGGTAACGGAATCTGCGGGCCGGGTACACACCAGTACGGCAACGGTCGGTGTGATGCCAGAAGAACAAGACGTCGATATCGATATCGATCCTAAGGATATTCGGACTGACGTTTACCGTTCCTCTGGTGCCGGTGGTCAACACATCAACAAGACGTCGTCTGCCGTTCGGATGACCCACTTGCCAACGGGCATCGTGGTGGCCATGCAAGACGAACGGTCACAACAGCAAAACCGGGCGAAGGCCATGCAGATTCTGCGGGCCCGGGTCTACGACTACTACAAGCAACAAGAAGAAAGTGCCTATAACGCTGAACGGAAGTCGGCGATTGGGACGGGGGACCGTTCAGAACGAATCCGAACCTATAACTATCCGCAAAACCGGGTGACCGACCACCGTATCGGCCTGACGTTGAATAAGTTAGACCGGATCATGAACGGAGAATTAGACGACATCATCGATGCCTTGATTCTTTCCGATCAAGCGGCCAAACTTGAAGACCTCAAGAATAATGGCTAA
- the prmC gene encoding peptide chain release factor N(5)-glutamine methyltransferase — translation MANPITYFQALREAEQRLTRDHQDSSAAQFLLLEGHQWTFTQLVQHYLDQVPSDEWQTYQQQILRVGRGEPAQYVLGHAPFYGRDFQVTPATLIPREETEELVEWVLASVPTPKARVIDVGTGSGAIAVTLQAERPQWQVTATDISTAALQVAQANAQRLASKVRFTSGDLLAPVQGQRFDAIVSNPPYIDRKELAVMDDSVRRYEPEQALYAADHGLAFYHRFAAVLTNFLAPKGAFFAEIGYRQGPAVQALFQQALPEATVTIRQDMSGHDRMVRVNLTD, via the coding sequence ATGGCTAACCCAATCACGTATTTTCAGGCGTTGCGGGAAGCTGAACAGCGGTTGACCCGTGATCATCAGGATTCTAGTGCGGCCCAGTTTCTCCTATTGGAGGGCCATCAGTGGACGTTCACCCAATTGGTGCAGCATTACCTTGACCAGGTCCCCAGTGATGAATGGCAGACGTATCAGCAACAGATTCTCCGGGTGGGGCGTGGTGAACCAGCCCAGTATGTCCTGGGTCACGCGCCGTTTTATGGCCGGGACTTTCAGGTGACCCCAGCAACGTTGATTCCTAGAGAAGAGACGGAAGAGCTCGTTGAGTGGGTGCTGGCCAGTGTGCCAACGCCTAAGGCCCGCGTGATTGACGTGGGGACAGGGAGTGGGGCCATTGCCGTGACCTTGCAGGCCGAACGACCGCAGTGGCAAGTGACGGCGACCGATATCTCAACGGCTGCGTTGCAAGTGGCACAAGCTAACGCCCAGCGGCTAGCATCTAAGGTGCGGTTTACTAGTGGGGACCTACTAGCCCCAGTACAGGGACAACGGTTTGACGCCATTGTGTCGAATCCTCCCTACATCGACCGGAAAGAATTAGCCGTGATGGACGATTCTGTTCGACGTTACGAACCCGAGCAAGCATTGTATGCGGCGGACCACGGCTTAGCTTTTTATCATCGGTTTGCGGCGGTGCTCACGAATTTCTTAGCGCCTAAGGGGGCCTTCTTTGCCGAGATTGGTTATCGGCAGGGGCCGGCCGTTCAGGCTTTGTTTCAGCAGGCTCTGCCGGAGGCAACCGTGACGATTAGGCAGGATATGAGCGGCCATGACCGGATGGTTCGGGTAAACTTAACAGATTAA
- a CDS encoding L-threonylcarbamoyladenylate synthase: protein METQIFQPNQVEAAAALLKAGQLVAFPTETVYGLGADATNETAVKKVYAAKGRPSDNPLIVTVTGQAMVEEYAQPLSATAQKLMQAFWPGSLTLILNLQPGALSKAVTGGLRTAAFRNPKNKTTLNLIQAAGVPIVGPSANTSGKPSPTLAQHVYHDLNGKIAGIVDDGPAAVGVESTILDLTADVPTILRPGAVTEEQLAAVIGTVRSNHHKVGATEVPKAPGMKYKHYAPDAQVYIVDQVADWPAALQWAAQQTTPVGVMAVDSVLADQTLPANTEVFSLGTDIASASHLLFDGLRHFDLESPVKNILTQGFPPVGLGAAYMNRLNKSAGQMHFSK from the coding sequence ATGGAAACTCAAATTTTTCAACCAAATCAAGTTGAGGCAGCGGCAGCCTTATTGAAGGCCGGTCAATTAGTGGCTTTTCCCACTGAGACCGTGTACGGATTAGGTGCTGATGCGACGAACGAAACGGCAGTCAAAAAGGTCTATGCGGCCAAGGGGCGTCCTAGTGACAACCCCTTAATCGTGACGGTTACCGGACAAGCCATGGTCGAGGAATACGCCCAACCGCTTTCCGCTACGGCTCAAAAGCTGATGCAAGCCTTTTGGCCAGGCTCTTTGACGTTGATCTTAAACCTACAGCCGGGTGCCCTCTCTAAGGCAGTGACGGGCGGACTGCGGACGGCGGCTTTTCGTAATCCTAAAAATAAGACCACGTTGAACCTGATTCAAGCTGCCGGGGTTCCTATCGTGGGGCCTTCGGCAAATACGTCGGGGAAACCTAGTCCGACCCTAGCTCAGCACGTCTACCACGATTTGAACGGTAAGATTGCCGGGATCGTCGATGACGGTCCAGCGGCCGTGGGAGTGGAGTCGACAATCTTAGACTTGACCGCAGACGTGCCCACGATTCTGCGTCCAGGGGCGGTCACGGAAGAACAGTTGGCGGCCGTCATTGGGACGGTTCGGTCGAACCATCACAAGGTGGGGGCAACTGAAGTTCCTAAGGCGCCTGGAATGAAGTACAAGCACTACGCTCCGGATGCCCAGGTCTACATCGTGGACCAGGTGGCAGATTGGCCGGCTGCTCTACAGTGGGCGGCTCAACAGACCACACCAGTAGGAGTGATGGCCGTGGATTCCGTTCTAGCTGACCAGACGTTACCTGCAAATACGGAAGTCTTTTCGTTGGGAACTGACATTGCGAGTGCTAGTCATTTACTCTTTGATGGCCTACGCCACTTTGACTTAGAATCCCCAGTTAAGAACATCTTGACGCAGGGCTTCCCACCAGTGGGATTAGGGGCAGCTTATATGAATCGGTTGAACAAATCTGCCGGTCAGATGCATTTTTCAAAATAA
- the glyA gene encoding serine hydroxymethyltransferase, with translation MNYQEKDPALWDAIHHEEQRQEDTIELIASENIVSAAVRAAQGSVLTNKYAEGYPGKRYYGGTQYIDVVEQLAIDRAKQLFGAEYANVQPHSGSQANQAVYAAFLKPGDTILGMGLDSGGHLTHGAKVNFSGKLYRTFSYGLDPQTERLDYEAIRQQALDVKPQLIVAGASAYSRIIDWQAFRRIADEVGAYLMVDMAHIAGLVAVGLHPSPVGIADVVTTTTHKTLRGPRGGLILSQEKYAKRLNSAVFPGTQGGPLEHVIAGKAAAFFEDLQPDFKTYGQQIIDNAHAMAAAFKEAPKVRVVSGGTDNHLMTLDLSQTTLNGKQAQDLLDSVMITTNKESIPNETLSPFKTSGIRLGTPAITTRGFNAAESREVAELIVKTVLNPTDDAVLNDVRARVHALTQAHPLTALQ, from the coding sequence TTGAATTATCAAGAAAAAGATCCAGCATTGTGGGACGCGATTCATCACGAAGAACAACGCCAAGAAGACACGATTGAATTAATTGCTTCTGAAAACATTGTGAGTGCCGCTGTTCGGGCCGCCCAAGGGTCGGTACTGACCAATAAGTACGCTGAAGGGTATCCTGGCAAGCGCTACTACGGGGGAACCCAATACATTGATGTGGTCGAGCAACTAGCCATCGATCGGGCCAAGCAACTCTTTGGTGCGGAATATGCTAACGTTCAGCCGCATTCTGGGTCGCAGGCTAATCAGGCGGTTTATGCGGCCTTTCTTAAGCCGGGCGACACGATTCTAGGAATGGGCTTAGATTCCGGGGGTCACCTGACGCATGGGGCTAAGGTCAACTTCTCCGGGAAGCTCTACCGCACGTTTAGTTACGGGCTGGACCCGCAGACGGAACGCCTGGATTACGAGGCCATTCGGCAACAAGCATTAGACGTGAAGCCGCAATTGATTGTGGCGGGCGCTTCGGCTTATTCGCGGATCATCGATTGGCAAGCTTTCCGTCGAATCGCCGATGAAGTGGGGGCCTACTTAATGGTCGACATGGCTCACATTGCGGGGTTAGTTGCGGTAGGCTTGCATCCGAGTCCCGTGGGGATTGCGGACGTCGTCACGACCACGACCCATAAGACGTTACGGGGACCACGGGGCGGCTTGATCCTTTCCCAGGAAAAGTATGCTAAGCGGCTTAATTCAGCGGTCTTCCCGGGGACGCAGGGAGGACCTTTGGAACACGTGATTGCCGGGAAGGCTGCGGCGTTCTTCGAAGATCTACAACCAGATTTTAAGACCTATGGCCAGCAGATCATTGACAACGCTCACGCCATGGCAGCGGCCTTCAAGGAAGCGCCGAAGGTCCGGGTGGTTTCCGGCGGGACGGATAACCATTTGATGACGTTGGACCTGTCACAGACCACGCTGAACGGCAAGCAAGCCCAAGACTTGTTGGATAGCGTGATGATTACGACCAATAAGGAATCGATTCCTAACGAGACGTTAAGTCCATTCAAGACGTCCGGTATTCGCTTGGGAACTCCGGCGATTACGACGCGTGGCTTTAACGCCGCAGAGTCCCGTGAAGTTGCCGAGCTGATTGTTAAGACAGTGCTGAATCCAACCGATGACGCCGTCTTAAATGACGTTCGGGCGCGCGTTCATGCGTTAACGCAGGCGCACCCGCTAACAGCCCTGCAATAA
- the upp gene encoding uracil phosphoribosyltransferase has translation MGKFQVLDHPLIQHKLTIIRNKNCGTRSFREVVNEISTLMAYEVSRDMPLQDKEIETPVSKMTAKELAGKKVAIVPILRAGIGMVDGILELIPAAKVGHIGMYRDEKTLQPHEYFVKLPSDINQRQVFVVDPMLATGGSAIMAIDALKKRGATNIKFVCLVSAPEGVKALQEKHPDIDIYTAALDDHLNEDGYIVPGLGDAGDRLFGTK, from the coding sequence ATGGGGAAGTTTCAAGTACTCGACCACCCGTTGATTCAACACAAGCTGACGATTATTCGTAACAAAAACTGTGGGACCCGCAGTTTTCGGGAGGTCGTTAATGAGATCTCAACTTTAATGGCCTACGAAGTCTCTCGCGATATGCCGCTACAGGACAAGGAAATTGAGACGCCGGTTTCCAAGATGACTGCTAAGGAACTCGCTGGTAAGAAAGTAGCCATTGTGCCCATTCTCCGTGCCGGTATTGGCATGGTCGATGGTATTTTGGAGCTGATTCCAGCTGCCAAGGTCGGACACATCGGGATGTACCGGGATGAGAAGACGTTGCAGCCTCATGAATATTTTGTAAAATTACCATCGGATATTAATCAACGCCAAGTTTTCGTGGTTGATCCGATGCTGGCAACTGGTGGTTCTGCCATCATGGCCATTGATGCTCTGAAGAAGCGGGGCGCGACGAACATTAAGTTCGTGTGCTTGGTTTCAGCACCAGAAGGGGTCAAAGCCTTACAAGAAAAGCACCCGGATATTGACATCTACACGGCGGCCTTAGATGACCACCTGAACGAAGATGGCTACATTGTACCTGGTCTAGGCGATGCCGGTGACCGGTTATTTGGGACGAAGTAA